Proteins from a genomic interval of Caldicellulosiruptor diazotrophicus:
- a CDS encoding EAL domain-containing protein yields MSSKLDYLNFLIERQNIDLSFQPVVFATSAQVIGWEVFLINPYETGYIDLKLLFDIMKENELIIKIDKIIFKKIVDVLINNKNNIENRKFFVNISPISLMNNDFTTFIASILSTNPMITKNIVFEISIKSCENLSVNDLHYSIKVLKKQGFTFSAENIGSLYFFLDFISISKPTYVKIGREVYRDIAMDSIKSKYLHSFIEFCDESQIKVIATMIEKIEELLSLLEIGIEYLQGYFIMPPNIELKHTVSNDIKELLLETIENQRRYYLFKTSKICIGTLCIKIPYVEPNVSCEKALEILEKNPKLHGLVVTKDGKVKGLIKREKFLLNLSTMYGFAVYSKRPVALLMDSNPLVVEYNASLDDVVRELSARENEDIHDYIIVTKNGMYEGVVTIKDLLKKSTQLEISFAKHLNPLTNLPGNLLIEKEISNALENEKEFYVFYVDIDNFKPFNDYYGFEKGDKVILQLASILKQIQMDWQEKIFVGHVGGDDFIVIVYDKAEVEKIAKKIIEEFDSSIPYFYDNYDLSRGYIESKNRKGEVEKFGLMSLSVACVKVVPGMFSNVEEISNCLSDVKKFCKQKNTSCYIIWEGET; encoded by the coding sequence ATGTCAAGTAAACTTGATTATTTAAACTTTTTAATTGAAAGACAAAATATTGACCTTTCATTTCAACCAGTTGTGTTTGCAACATCTGCTCAGGTAATTGGCTGGGAAGTGTTTCTTATAAACCCATATGAAACTGGTTATATTGATTTAAAACTTTTGTTTGATATCATGAAAGAAAATGAACTTATTATTAAGATTGACAAAATTATTTTTAAAAAGATTGTGGATGTTTTAATCAATAATAAAAATAATATAGAAAATAGAAAATTTTTTGTAAATATCTCACCAATATCTCTTATGAATAATGATTTTACTACATTTATAGCAAGTATTCTTTCTACCAATCCTATGATAACAAAAAATATTGTATTTGAAATAAGTATAAAATCATGTGAGAATTTGTCTGTTAATGATTTGCACTATTCAATAAAAGTCCTTAAAAAACAAGGATTTACATTTTCTGCAGAAAATATAGGCTCACTTTATTTTTTTCTTGATTTCATATCTATCTCAAAACCCACCTATGTCAAAATTGGTAGGGAGGTATATCGCGATATAGCCATGGATTCTATAAAAAGTAAATACTTGCACTCTTTTATAGAATTCTGTGACGAAAGTCAAATAAAAGTTATCGCTACAATGATTGAAAAGATAGAAGAACTACTAAGTTTACTGGAAATTGGGATTGAATATTTGCAAGGATATTTTATAATGCCTCCTAATATAGAACTAAAACACACGGTCTCTAATGATATAAAAGAGCTTTTATTGGAAACTATAGAAAACCAAAGGAGATATTATCTTTTTAAAACTTCAAAAATTTGCATAGGAACGCTTTGTATAAAGATACCTTATGTTGAACCCAATGTATCGTGTGAGAAAGCTCTTGAGATTTTAGAAAAAAATCCAAAACTACATGGGCTTGTTGTAACAAAAGATGGAAAAGTTAAAGGACTTATAAAAAGGGAAAAATTTTTACTTAATTTATCTACGATGTATGGCTTTGCAGTGTACTCAAAAAGACCTGTGGCACTTTTGATGGATTCAAACCCATTGGTCGTAGAATACAATGCTTCATTAGACGATGTAGTCAGAGAACTTTCTGCAAGGGAGAATGAGGATATTCATGATTACATAATTGTAACCAAAAATGGGATGTATGAAGGTGTGGTTACAATAAAAGATTTGTTGAAAAAGTCGACACAGCTTGAAATAAGTTTTGCAAAGCATTTAAATCCGCTTACCAACTTACCAGGTAATTTATTGATTGAGAAAGAAATAAGTAACGCCTTAGAAAATGAGAAAGAATTTTATGTCTTTTATGTTGATATTGATAATTTTAAGCCATTCAACGACTATTATGGATTTGAAAAAGGTGATAAGGTTATATTACAACTTGCATCTATATTAAAACAAATACAAATGGACTGGCAAGAAAAAATTTTTGTTGGGCATGTTGGCGGTGACGATTTTATTGTAATTGTTTATGACAAAGCAGAAGTTGAGAAAATTGCTAAAAAAATAATTGAAGAATTTGATTCTTCAATTCCATATTTTTACGACAACTATGACCTTAGTAGGGGCTATATAGAATCTAAAAACAGAAAAGGAGAGGTGGAAAAGTTTGGGCTTATGAGTTTATCAGTGGCTTGTGTTAAAGTTGTACCTGGAATGTTTTCAAACGTTGAAGAAATTTCAAATTGTCTTTCGGATGTTAAAAAATTTTGCAAACAGAAGAATACCAGCTGCTATATAATATGGGAAGGTGAAACATGA
- the murA gene encoding UDP-N-acetylglucosamine 1-carboxyvinyltransferase yields MSKFVIEGANKISGSIKVHSSKNAILPLLAASLLSNNKVEILDVPLLEDIKILLQLLAYCGCDVKIENNNLQITPDIKNGDINVDGVNKLRASILLLGSLLARGKKVVLGMPGGCNIGTRPIDLHIKGLSQLGAEIKLNQGYIEAKVKKLKGAKVYLDFPSVGATENIMIAAVLAEGETIIENAATEPEVVCLANFLNSMGAKVMGAGTDTIRVLGVKKLSGCSFVPIPDRIEAGTYMAMAAMCGGELELTNVICEHIRPIIAKFKESGVKVYEGENAVRVEAPDKILATDIKTLPYPGFPTDMQAPMMSMLSIAKGTSVVIETIFENRFLHVGELVKMGANIKVEGRVAVVEGVKKLKGAKVEAKDLRGGAALVLAALCAEGVSEVESAFHIDRGYFEFEKNIASLGGKIKRV; encoded by the coding sequence ATGTCGAAATTTGTAATAGAAGGTGCAAATAAAATTTCTGGTTCGATAAAAGTTCACAGCTCAAAAAATGCGATATTGCCACTTTTGGCAGCGTCCTTGTTGTCAAATAACAAGGTTGAAATTCTGGATGTTCCGCTTTTGGAGGATATTAAAATACTTTTACAGCTTCTTGCCTACTGTGGTTGTGATGTGAAAATTGAAAACAATAATCTGCAAATCACTCCTGATATCAAAAACGGTGATATAAACGTAGATGGGGTGAACAAACTCAGAGCTTCAATACTTCTTTTAGGAAGCCTTCTTGCACGTGGGAAAAAGGTTGTGCTGGGTATGCCGGGCGGGTGTAACATCGGCACACGACCAATTGACCTTCACATAAAAGGGCTTTCCCAGCTTGGCGCAGAGATTAAACTCAATCAAGGGTACATTGAAGCAAAAGTTAAAAAACTAAAAGGTGCCAAGGTATATTTAGACTTTCCATCTGTTGGAGCAACAGAAAATATCATGATAGCAGCCGTTTTAGCAGAGGGTGAAACAATAATAGAAAATGCTGCAACAGAACCTGAGGTTGTATGTTTGGCAAATTTTTTGAATTCAATGGGAGCAAAAGTGATGGGTGCCGGCACTGATACCATCAGGGTTTTGGGAGTGAAAAAGCTTTCTGGCTGCTCATTTGTGCCAATTCCAGATAGGATTGAGGCGGGAACGTACATGGCAATGGCTGCGATGTGTGGCGGTGAGCTTGAACTTACAAATGTTATTTGTGAGCATATAAGACCTATTATTGCCAAGTTCAAGGAGAGCGGTGTGAAGGTCTATGAAGGGGAAAATGCTGTGCGCGTTGAGGCACCGGATAAGATTTTAGCAACAGACATAAAAACCTTGCCTTATCCTGGTTTTCCGACAGATATGCAAGCACCAATGATGAGTATGCTAAGCATAGCAAAAGGAACAAGCGTTGTCATTGAGACAATATTTGAAAACAGATTCTTACATGTTGGAGAGCTTGTCAAAATGGGCGCGAATATAAAAGTGGAAGGAAGAGTAGCAGTGGTTGAAGGTGTTAAAAAGCTAAAAGGTGCAAAGGTTGAAGCAAAGGATCTGCGCGGTGGTGCTGCACTCGTTTTGGCAGCGCTCTGTGCAGAGGGTGTGAGTGAAGTTGAAAGTGCATTTCACATTGACAGGGGGTATTTTGAATTTGAGAAAAATATCGCAAGTCTTGGTGGGAAAATAAAAAGAGTATAA
- the phoU gene encoding phosphate signaling complex protein PhoU, translating into MIRSTFLRELKEINFEVYKIASLALEAIEKAMEAFIKQDVSLATEVIKNDTDIDNMIEELEKKSTIVIATQQPMASDLRLLVAATRIANDIERIADHASDISKLVLKLEGQQLVEIGNEIPYMSELARMMFKDVMEAYMLSDIEMAKKVKAMDCKVDQMFRFLLENIEKTIKEKPEFTSQCILLILIVKYIERIADHATNIAEWIVYKLTGLLKHEWEFNDAATETNNIIMDKREKNKQNGEEEDVK; encoded by the coding sequence ATGATACGTTCGACTTTTTTAAGAGAGCTTAAAGAAATAAACTTTGAAGTTTACAAAATTGCAAGTCTTGCACTTGAAGCAATTGAAAAAGCTATGGAGGCTTTTATAAAACAGGATGTAAGTTTAGCCACTGAAGTTATCAAAAACGATACTGACATAGACAATATGATAGAGGAATTAGAGAAAAAGAGTACTATTGTTATAGCAACTCAGCAGCCTATGGCAAGCGATTTAAGACTTTTAGTAGCTGCTACAAGAATAGCAAATGATATAGAAAGAATAGCAGACCATGCTTCTGATATTTCTAAACTTGTGTTAAAGCTTGAAGGTCAACAACTCGTTGAAATTGGGAATGAAATACCCTATATGTCAGAACTTGCAAGAATGATGTTTAAAGATGTAATGGAAGCGTATATGCTTTCTGATATAGAAATGGCCAAAAAAGTAAAAGCTATGGATTGTAAAGTTGACCAGATGTTTAGGTTTCTTCTTGAAAATATAGAAAAGACAATTAAGGAAAAGCCAGAGTTCACATCTCAATGTATTTTGCTTATATTAATTGTTAAATATATTGAAAGAATAGCTGACCACGCAACGAATATAGCAGAGTGGATTGTATATAAACTTACAGGGCTTCTAAAACATGAGTGGGAATTTAATGATGCAGCTACTGAAACAAATAACATAATTATGGATAAAAGAGAAAAAAATAAACAAAATGGTGAAGAAGAAGATGTCAAGTAA
- the tmk gene encoding dTMP kinase, giving the protein MMFKEIRGLGLTKTYEGRLFVVEGCDGSGKSTQVHLLKKWLEFLGYTVFFTEWNSSDLVKNATKKAKKKNLLTPTTFSLLHACDFADRYERLILPHLRAGYIVLCDRYIYTAYARDIARGCNPDWVKTVYDFAVRPTVTFYFKVPVDIAIDRILMGRTQIKYYEAGMDLGLSTDTTESFKLYQSKIIQMYDMLAEQEGFITIDGTLSIRQQQKMVREIVQRYLHDYKPPTQKWILSTYNKEGEAKWQLK; this is encoded by the coding sequence ATGATGTTTAAAGAAATAAGAGGTTTGGGACTTACCAAAACATATGAAGGAAGATTATTTGTTGTAGAGGGATGTGACGGTTCTGGTAAATCTACTCAAGTTCATCTTTTAAAAAAGTGGTTAGAATTTTTGGGATATACAGTATTTTTTACTGAATGGAATTCATCTGATTTAGTAAAGAATGCTACAAAAAAGGCAAAAAAGAAAAATCTATTAACTCCGACTACTTTTTCTCTTTTGCATGCTTGTGATTTTGCTGATAGGTATGAAAGGCTTATACTTCCTCATTTGCGAGCAGGATATATAGTATTGTGCGACAGATATATCTACACAGCTTATGCACGGGACATCGCAAGAGGCTGCAATCCTGACTGGGTCAAGACAGTATATGATTTTGCAGTGAGGCCAACTGTAACATTTTATTTCAAAGTGCCTGTAGATATAGCAATTGACAGGATTTTAATGGGTCGAACACAAATAAAGTACTATGAAGCAGGGATGGATTTGGGTTTGAGTACTGATACTACAGAAAGTTTTAAACTTTATCAGTCAAAGATTATTCAGATGTACGACATGCTTGCTGAACAGGAAGGGTTCATTACAATTGATGGGACTCTTTCTATAAGACAACAGCAAAAGATGGTCAGAGAGATTGTTCAAAGATATCTTCATGATTACAAACCACCTACTCAAAAGTGGATATTGAGTACTTATAATAAGGAAGGTGAAGCTAAATGGCAACTGAAATGA
- a CDS encoding HD domain-containing protein translates to MNQLELFDHNVLQLAQKYGYDPRHANFVKEQALFLFDSTINYHNLSDSDRKLLEHACILHDIGTFINEKKHHKHSYYLIKNDLALKEYPKEVKKILALVCYNHRKKIKSKTFKLKTKDKNLTLILSAILRLADSFDYSGEEIQIKGIKIENDFLRIVVDGIITPTLLRRVEKKGELFLYLFELQKIEIENKVRVS, encoded by the coding sequence ATGAATCAGTTAGAACTGTTTGACCATAACGTGCTTCAACTTGCTCAAAAATATGGATATGATCCGCGACATGCAAATTTTGTAAAAGAACAAGCACTATTTTTGTTTGACAGCACTATAAATTATCATAACTTGTCAGATTCTGATAGAAAGCTTTTGGAACATGCTTGCATACTGCATGATATTGGAACATTTATTAATGAGAAAAAACATCACAAACATTCATATTACCTAATTAAAAATGACCTTGCCTTAAAGGAGTATCCAAAAGAAGTAAAAAAGATTTTAGCTTTGGTGTGCTATAACCACAGAAAAAAAATTAAGTCGAAAACGTTTAAACTAAAAACTAAAGACAAAAATCTGACACTTATATTGAGTGCAATTTTAAGACTTGCAGACAGCTTTGATTATTCGGGCGAAGAGATACAAATAAAGGGAATAAAAATTGAGAATGATTTTTTAAGGATTGTTGTTGATGGAATAATAACACCTACTCTTCTTCGCCGAGTGGAAAAAAAAGGAGAACTGTTTTTGTATCTATTTGAGTTGCAAAAGATTGAAATTGAAAACAAGGTAAGGGTAAGCTAA
- the tmk gene encoding dTMP kinase, producing MATEMKFYGFGLPNFELLQKRGKLVVIEGPDCSGRSTQIELLKEWLEASGYAVLNTGLKRSRLVGDVIQRAKKGNILGKTTLSLLYCCDFADQLENQIIPALSAGFIVLADRYIFTLMARDIVRGADKEWLKKLLGFAVVPDLIIYLDVSIDILLTRTFQKYGHLDYWESGMDIQLSADMFESFKKYHFLLKKEYEEMAKEYNFVVVDGNQGVGIIQKRIREEILKILQEEDKNESVRTV from the coding sequence ATGGCAACTGAAATGAAATTTTATGGATTTGGACTTCCCAATTTCGAATTATTACAAAAGCGTGGAAAGTTGGTTGTAATAGAAGGACCGGATTGTTCTGGAAGGTCAACACAGATAGAGCTTTTGAAAGAATGGCTTGAAGCAAGCGGTTATGCAGTTTTAAATACTGGATTAAAAAGATCTAGACTAGTAGGTGATGTTATACAAAGAGCCAAAAAGGGCAATATACTTGGAAAGACTACTTTAAGTCTTCTTTACTGTTGTGATTTTGCTGACCAGCTTGAAAATCAAATAATCCCTGCTCTCTCTGCAGGTTTTATTGTCCTTGCGGATAGGTATATCTTTACTCTTATGGCTCGTGATATTGTCAGAGGAGCAGATAAAGAATGGCTTAAAAAACTTTTAGGTTTTGCTGTAGTTCCTGACCTAATAATATATCTTGATGTTAGCATTGATATTTTACTTACCAGAACATTTCAGAAATATGGACATCTTGATTACTGGGAATCTGGTATGGATATTCAGCTTTCGGCTGACATGTTCGAAAGTTTTAAAAAATATCATTTTTTGCTCAAAAAAGAATATGAGGAAATGGCAAAGGAATACAATTTTGTAGTCGTTGATGGTAATCAGGGCGTAGGCATAATACAAAAGAGAATTAGGGAAGAAATATTAAAAATACTACAAGAGGAGGATAAAAATGAATCAGTTAGAACTGTTTGA
- a CDS encoding methyl-accepting chemotaxis protein: MPPKNDQNGTVKKGVMSLTYVALAFIIVLDIILGIIMPTAKLKLYSILVATVTFLLTLALTAFMIRYEMNKMISKLEDVLEKIKNGDYSRLISSKEFGNIQRVASSVNIVLSDIKTLIESFFDLSNAIVGASKKVTKTSEEAAAAIEEIAKTVEEIAKGASQQAEEAQHGVLLVNNLSEQINAVSESYNGVIDEANKIDILNKEGIEKMSALREKSEIAVSTAEKVIDTIISFIERIKNISNFVEVINTIAEQTNLLALNAAIEAARAGEAGRGFAVVADEVRKLADQSKKAADEINSIVDVILGETENTIKIIDEIKEAALGQKDAVVESQQSFAKISDEINAIVEKTYVVKEALSRMEEARNAVIRAIESISSVSEETAAASEEVAATVENQLNSINEMKYSAQSLQKLVDELEKRLKKYKIR; this comes from the coding sequence ATGCCACCAAAAAATGACCAAAATGGCACTGTGAAAAAAGGAGTTATGAGTCTTACATATGTCGCCTTAGCTTTTATTATTGTACTTGACATCATACTTGGTATTATAATGCCAACAGCTAAATTAAAACTCTATTCTATCTTAGTTGCAACAGTTACATTTTTACTGACACTTGCGCTGACTGCTTTTATGATTCGCTATGAGATGAACAAAATGATTTCCAAGCTTGAAGATGTCCTTGAAAAAATCAAAAACGGTGATTACAGCAGGCTAATCTCATCAAAAGAGTTCGGCAACATCCAGAGAGTAGCATCGAGTGTAAACATTGTTCTTTCGGATATAAAAACACTGATTGAGAGCTTTTTTGACCTGTCAAACGCAATCGTCGGTGCATCTAAAAAGGTTACAAAGACATCTGAAGAAGCAGCTGCTGCAATTGAAGAGATAGCAAAGACAGTTGAAGAGATTGCAAAAGGTGCATCCCAGCAAGCTGAAGAAGCACAGCACGGTGTTTTGCTTGTAAATAACCTCTCTGAACAGATAAATGCTGTATCTGAAAGCTATAATGGTGTGATTGATGAAGCAAATAAGATTGATATTCTCAACAAAGAGGGAATTGAAAAGATGAGTGCCCTTAGAGAAAAGAGCGAAATTGCAGTGTCAACAGCTGAAAAAGTAATTGACACTATCATCTCTTTTATAGAGAGAATCAAAAATATCTCCAACTTTGTTGAGGTTATCAACACAATTGCTGAACAAACAAACCTTTTAGCTTTGAATGCTGCAATTGAGGCAGCAAGGGCAGGTGAGGCAGGAAGAGGATTTGCAGTTGTTGCGGATGAGGTCAGAAAACTTGCTGACCAGAGCAAAAAGGCAGCAGATGAGATAAATTCTATTGTCGATGTTATTTTGGGTGAGACAGAAAATACAATTAAGATAATAGATGAAATAAAAGAAGCAGCGTTGGGTCAGAAAGATGCAGTTGTGGAATCGCAGCAGTCTTTTGCCAAAATTTCTGATGAGATAAATGCAATTGTAGAAAAGACATATGTTGTAAAAGAAGCGCTAAGCAGAATGGAAGAAGCAAGAAATGCGGTTATTCGGGCAATAGAGAGTATATCTTCTGTATCTGAAGAGACAGCTGCAGCATCTGAGGAGGTTGCAGCAACTGTTGAAAATCAGTTAAACTCAATAAACGAAATGAAATACTCTGCACAGTCGCTTCAAAAGCTTGTTGATGAGCTCGAAAAGAGGCTTAAGAAGTATAAGATACGATAA
- a CDS encoding Ppx/GppA phosphatase family protein, whose product MKRRIGIIDIGSNTVRVVVYEVDKGIFFRLIEDESIVVRLAEYGENNQIPSYKISLLVEVLNFFKALCKMNGVAKQDILVVATAAIRDASNKMEVLENIKKSTELEVKVLSEFEEANYNLWAIKCSLNYQDGLLVDIGGGSTEFVYFKDKNLKYWGSIRLGAVNCSKMIMESSLSLNEIESEVKLIFEKYRWMEELNNVNLIGIGGSIRNLGRIIQHKKGYPITTLHNFAISYQEFIEVYNMLQSLEVEKRKSIPGLSEKRSDIILGAFLILKVLIERIKAQQIYVSSYGLREGILFESLFKDANSTAFSSEILLEYSINNYLNFFSFSKKHAKNVCRYATMLFDQLLPIFPNYFTKEDRIILKTAALLHDIGTYLSFYQHAQHSAYVILNLPLFGISHQDIILTAEIISFHENSKSKAPFLTRYINLLSHDKIKKIKPLAFILKLAEILDKRENGLVTSIRCSEECEKVVLRIYSKSNLGIEISLAERLKPQFEKIFGKQLIIKNNM is encoded by the coding sequence ATGAAAAGAAGAATAGGAATAATCGATATCGGTTCGAATACCGTAAGGGTTGTAGTGTATGAGGTTGATAAAGGAATATTTTTTAGATTAATCGAAGATGAAAGCATAGTAGTAAGACTTGCAGAATATGGAGAAAACAACCAGATACCTTCTTATAAGATTTCGCTTTTAGTTGAAGTACTCAATTTTTTTAAAGCGCTTTGCAAGATGAATGGAGTTGCAAAACAGGATATATTGGTAGTTGCTACCGCTGCTATTAGAGATGCAAGCAATAAGATGGAAGTTTTGGAGAATATAAAAAAATCTACAGAATTAGAAGTTAAAGTACTTTCAGAATTTGAAGAGGCAAACTATAACCTGTGGGCAATAAAATGTTCTTTAAACTATCAAGATGGACTTTTGGTTGACATTGGCGGTGGAAGTACAGAGTTTGTTTATTTCAAAGATAAAAACTTAAAGTACTGGGGTTCAATCAGGCTCGGTGCTGTAAATTGTTCAAAAATGATTATGGAGTCTTCTTTATCATTGAATGAAATAGAAAGCGAAGTAAAGTTGATTTTTGAAAAATATAGATGGATGGAAGAATTAAATAATGTAAACCTGATAGGAATTGGTGGAAGTATAAGGAATCTCGGAAGAATTATTCAACACAAAAAAGGTTATCCTATTACTACCTTACACAATTTTGCAATTTCATATCAAGAATTTATTGAGGTTTATAACATGCTTCAGAGTTTAGAAGTTGAAAAACGAAAAAGTATTCCAGGACTTTCTGAGAAAAGGTCTGATATTATTTTAGGAGCTTTTTTGATATTGAAAGTGCTGATTGAAAGAATAAAAGCTCAGCAAATTTATGTCAGTTCATACGGACTTCGCGAGGGTATATTGTTTGAAAGCTTATTCAAAGATGCAAATTCAACGGCTTTTTCCTCTGAAATACTATTAGAGTATAGCATAAATAATTATTTGAATTTCTTCAGCTTTAGCAAAAAACATGCCAAAAATGTGTGCAGATATGCTACTATGTTATTTGACCAGCTATTACCTATTTTTCCGAATTATTTTACCAAAGAAGATAGAATTATTTTAAAAACGGCTGCTTTGCTTCATGATATAGGAACTTATCTAAGTTTTTATCAACATGCTCAGCATTCAGCTTATGTAATTTTGAATCTCCCGTTATTTGGAATTTCACATCAAGATATTATACTTACTGCAGAGATTATATCTTTTCATGAAAATTCAAAATCAAAAGCACCTTTTTTGACAAGGTATATTAATTTATTAAGTCATGACAAGATAAAAAAGATAAAGCCACTTGCATTTATATTAAAACTGGCTGAGATACTTGATAAAAGAGAAAATGGACTTGTTACCTCTATAAGATGTAGTGAAGAATGCGAAAAAGTAGTTTTAAGAATATATTCAAAGTCGAATCTTGGAATTGAAATATCTCTCGCAGAAAGATTAAAACCTCAATTTGAGAAGATATTTGGCAAACAGCTTATTATAAAAAACAATATGTAA
- a CDS encoding DUF1284 domain-containing protein yields the protein MPIILRAHHLLCFLGFIGAGYNKEFVENFERVYKSVYLENLPIKIVSFPDEICMYCPNLNAAECRFEQKVRMYDEKVIELLKFYGISDLEDVLPSEAYSALKQALPQQLESICRTCEWFVLGFCRESFHRKDLWKNG from the coding sequence ATGCCAATTATACTCAGAGCACATCATCTTTTATGCTTTCTGGGTTTTATAGGAGCAGGGTACAATAAAGAATTTGTTGAAAATTTTGAGAGGGTATATAAAAGTGTTTATCTTGAAAATTTACCTATAAAGATTGTATCTTTTCCTGACGAAATTTGCATGTACTGCCCAAACTTGAATGCTGCAGAGTGCAGGTTTGAACAGAAGGTCAGAATGTATGATGAAAAAGTAATTGAGCTTTTAAAGTTCTATGGGATTTCTGATTTAGAAGATGTGCTGCCATCTGAAGCTTACAGCGCTTTGAAACAAGCTTTGCCACAGCAGCTCGAGAGTATCTGCCGAACATGTGAATGGTTTGTCCTTGGCTTTTGCAGAGAAAGCTTTCATAGAAAGGACTTGTGGAAAAATGGATGA
- a CDS encoding biotin--[acetyl-CoA-carboxylase] ligase — MDEKDIFILRKLYENEYISGEELASYLNISRMAINKRIKSLKDLGYKIESTKKKGYELSDKDIIRVWEIRDYIQSSNLFKEFIYIDEVDSTNTYVKQNQQHFKNATVVYAERQTQGRGRLSRRWVDLEKGIKMSILLKLLLLDLEKIIPLTLFTGLVINRVLRKYGVNSFIKWSNDIYLNGKKICGILSELSGEVEGLGSIIIGIGINVNAKSVPEDIKDIATTLKAETSQDFDRTRLIIDILIEFERDLSNFDKYGFSYFRDEYKSFCINLGKEILINGERMLCRDIGENGELVCEKDGKIIEISSGEVTIRF; from the coding sequence ATGGATGAAAAGGACATTTTTATATTAAGAAAGTTATATGAAAATGAGTATATCTCTGGTGAAGAGCTTGCCTCTTATTTGAATATTAGCAGGATGGCAATAAATAAGAGAATAAAGTCGCTTAAAGATTTGGGTTACAAGATAGAGTCTACCAAGAAAAAAGGATATGAGCTTTCTGACAAAGATATAATAAGAGTCTGGGAAATAAGAGACTACATCCAATCTTCAAACCTTTTCAAAGAGTTTATATACATTGATGAGGTGGACTCAACAAATACATATGTAAAACAGAACCAGCAGCATTTTAAAAATGCTACAGTTGTATATGCTGAGAGGCAAACTCAAGGAAGAGGTAGGCTTTCACGCAGGTGGGTGGACCTTGAAAAGGGTATAAAGATGTCCATATTATTGAAACTTCTTTTACTGGATTTAGAAAAGATTATACCACTTACACTTTTCACAGGACTTGTGATAAACAGGGTTTTAAGAAAATATGGAGTTAACTCTTTTATAAAATGGTCAAATGACATATACTTAAATGGCAAAAAGATTTGTGGTATTTTGTCAGAGCTGTCAGGTGAAGTTGAAGGTCTTGGCAGTATTATAATTGGTATAGGAATCAACGTCAATGCAAAAAGCGTGCCAGAGGATATAAAAGACATCGCAACAACCTTGAAAGCTGAAACATCGCAAGATTTTGACAGGACAAGACTAATTATTGACATTTTAATTGAATTTGAAAGAGATCTTTCAAACTTTGATAAATATGGTTTTTCATATTTCAGGGATGAGTATAAAAGCTTTTGCATAAATCTTGGAAAAGAGATTTTGATAAACGGTGAGAGGATGCTTTGCAGGGACATTGGCGAAAATGGTGAGCTTGTATGTGAAAAGGATGGGAAAATAATAGAGATTTCAAGCGGTGAGGTTACAATAAGATTTTAA